In a single window of the Anguilla rostrata isolate EN2019 chromosome 4, ASM1855537v3, whole genome shotgun sequence genome:
- the zbtb47b gene encoding zinc finger and BTB domain-containing protein 47 isoform X2 produces MDRLNEQRLFQPNLCDVDIVLVRHKNTFPAHKGVLAAYSQFFHSLFAQNKQLQRVDLSLEALTSQGLQQILNFIYTSKLLVNACNVQDVLNAAAVLQMSDIASSCQELISSHSLSLDLAMAKQDGCGNPASCQYYREIKQETDPAHAKIYGREGISSYSMRVEDGSGKSHHTSMQAKQFFKKEEGDGGGAGPGGRGMCKMEGSVEEIEDSDSHASFNREQIIVEVNLNNQTLNVSKGTEGKPSSADTTAVLAHSEEQDTEEEEEDEEDEEEEDNEEDDEDADVGEEEEEEDQRDDDSSEEGEEEGDEERGANHAVPEAKERAARPRRGTRVSMDAMATISTRQTLSASTRASKGRGRKRKKDPESLGQKVKLEEKPHFPCEKCPRIFNNRWYLEKHMNVTHNRMQICDKCGKRFLLESELLLHHQTDCEKAIQCVTCGKGFKKLWSLHEHNKIVHGYAEKKFSCEICEKKFYTMAHVRKHMVAHTKDMPFTCETCGKSFKRSMSLKVHSLQHSGEKPFKCENCSERFQYKYQLRSHMSIHIGHKQFMCQWCGKDFNMKQYFDEHMKTHTGEKPYICEICGKSFTSRPNMKRHRRTHTGEKPYPCDVCGQRFRFSNMLKAHKEKCFRVSNPMIPEVNPLGLDPASPAGDTTANQAAVGAAALGESMSSAHSHHAALTLPLFHSMGGLPPPPQLPPPPPLFPAARINSNNN; encoded by the exons ATGGACAGACTGAATGAGCAACGCCTTTTTCAGCCCAACCTCTGTGATGTAGACATAGTACTGGTGCGCCATAAGAACACGTTTCCAGCCCACAAGGGCGTGCTGGCGGCCTATAGCCAGTTTTTCCACTCTCTCTTCGCCCAAAACAAGCAGCTCCAGCGGGTGGACCTGTCACTGGAGGCCCTCACCTCGCAGGGCTTGCAGCAGATCCTCAACTTCATCTATACCTCCAAGCTGCTGGTCAACGCCTGCAACGTGCAGGACGTGCTAAACGCAGCCGCCGTGCTCCAGATGAGCGACATCGCCAGCTCCTGCCAAGAGCTCATCAGCAGCCACTCGCTCAGCCTGGACCTGGCCATGGCCAAGCAGGATGGGTGTGGTAACCCCGCCTCCTGCCAGTACTACCGGGAGATCAAGCAGGAGACGGACCCGGCCCACGCCAAGATCTACGGCCGGGAGGGCATCAGCTCCTACTCCATGCGCGTGGAAGACGGCTCAGGAAAGTCGCATCATACCAGCATGCAGGCCAAACAGTTCTTCAAGAAGGAGGAGGGTgatggaggcggggctgggccCGGTGGGCGGGGCATGTGCAAGATGGAAGGCAGCGTGGAGGAAATAGAAGACTCAGATAGCCACGCCTCCTTTAACCGGGAGCAGATCATCGTGGAGGTGAACCTCAACAACCAGACCCTGAATGTATCTAAAGGCACAGAGGGGAAGCCGTCCTCCGCAGATACCACTGCCGTGTTGGCCCATTCTGAGGAACAGGACactgaggaagaagaggaggatgaagaagatgaggaagaagaagacAATGAGGAGGATGACGAAGATGCAGATgtgggagaagaggaagaggaggaggatcaGAGAGATGATGACAGCAGTGAGGAGGGTGAAGAGGAAGGGGATGAGGAGAGGGGGGCCAACCATGCTGTTCCAGAGGCAAAAGAACGAGCAGCAAGGCCCCGTCGGGGCACCAGGGTCTCCATGGATGCCATGGCAACCATCTCCACCAGGCAGACCCTGAGCGCCTCCACGAGGGCCAGCAAGGGCCGTGGGCGCAAAAGGAAGAAGGACCCAGAAAGCCTCGGCCAGAAGGTGAAACTGGAGGAGAAACCACACTTTCCGTGCGAGAAGTGCCCGCGCATTTTCAACAACCGCTGGTACCTGGAGAAGCACATGAACGTCACACACAACCGCATGCAAATCTGTGACAAGTGTGGCAAGCGCTTCCTGCTGGAGAGCGAACTCCTGTTGCACCACCAGACTGACTGTGAGAAGGCCATACAG TGTGTTACCTGTGGCAAAGGCTTCAAGAAGCTTTGGTCTCTCCATGAACATAACAAGATAGTCCATGGCTATGCCGAGAAGAAGTTCTCTTGTGAGATCTGTGAGAAAAAGTTCTACACTATGGCTCACGTTAGGAAGCATATGGTCG CCCACACCAAGGACATGCCGTTCACGTGCGAGACGTGCGGGAAGTCCTTCAAGCGCAGCATGTCCCTGAAGGTGCACTCCCTCCAGCATTCCGGGGAGAAGCCCTTCAAGTGCGAG AACTGCAGTGAGAGGTTCCAGTACAAGTATCAACTTCGCTCACACATGAGCATCCACATTGGGCACAAGCAGTTCATGTGCCAGTGGTGTGGAAAGGACTTCAACATGAAGCAGTACTTTGACGAGCACATGAAGACACACACTG GAGAGAAGCCGTACATTTGCGAAATCTGTGGGAAGAGCTTCACCAGTCGGCCAAACATGAAGCGCCACCGCCGAACCCACACGGGCGAGAAGCCCTACCCGTGTGACGTCTGCGGCCAGCGCTTCCGCTTCTCCAACATGCTCAAGGCCCACAAGGAGAAGTGCTTTCGGGTCAGCAACCCCATGATCCCAGAGGTCAACCCGCTGGGCCTCGACCCCGCCTCCCCAGCCGGCGACacgacagccaatcaggcggCGGTGGGTGCAGCAGCGTTGGGTGAGAGCATGTCCAGTGCCCACTCCCACCACGCtgccctcactctccccctgtTCCACTCGATGGGAGGccttcctccacccccccagcttcctcctccccctccccttttcccaGCAGCAAGGATAAACTCCAAcaacaattaa
- the zbtb47b gene encoding zinc finger and BTB domain-containing protein 47 isoform X1, with the protein MLIVEKTTDYPSTEFSLVEDVALHFTCLMDRLNEQRLFQPNLCDVDIVLVRHKNTFPAHKGVLAAYSQFFHSLFAQNKQLQRVDLSLEALTSQGLQQILNFIYTSKLLVNACNVQDVLNAAAVLQMSDIASSCQELISSHSLSLDLAMAKQDGCGNPASCQYYREIKQETDPAHAKIYGREGISSYSMRVEDGSGKSHHTSMQAKQFFKKEEGDGGGAGPGGRGMCKMEGSVEEIEDSDSHASFNREQIIVEVNLNNQTLNVSKGTEGKPSSADTTAVLAHSEEQDTEEEEEDEEDEEEEDNEEDDEDADVGEEEEEEDQRDDDSSEEGEEEGDEERGANHAVPEAKERAARPRRGTRVSMDAMATISTRQTLSASTRASKGRGRKRKKDPESLGQKVKLEEKPHFPCEKCPRIFNNRWYLEKHMNVTHNRMQICDKCGKRFLLESELLLHHQTDCEKAIQCVTCGKGFKKLWSLHEHNKIVHGYAEKKFSCEICEKKFYTMAHVRKHMVAHTKDMPFTCETCGKSFKRSMSLKVHSLQHSGEKPFKCENCSERFQYKYQLRSHMSIHIGHKQFMCQWCGKDFNMKQYFDEHMKTHTGEKPYICEICGKSFTSRPNMKRHRRTHTGEKPYPCDVCGQRFRFSNMLKAHKEKCFRVSNPMIPEVNPLGLDPASPAGDTTANQAAVGAAALGESMSSAHSHHAALTLPLFHSMGGLPPPPQLPPPPPLFPAARINSNNN; encoded by the exons CTGATAGTGGAAAAGACGACTGACTACCCTTCCACGGAGTTCTCACTGGTGGAAGATGTTGCTCTCCACTTCACTTGTTTGATGGACAGACTGAATGAGCAACGCCTTTTTCAGCCCAACCTCTGTGATGTAGACATAGTACTGGTGCGCCATAAGAACACGTTTCCAGCCCACAAGGGCGTGCTGGCGGCCTATAGCCAGTTTTTCCACTCTCTCTTCGCCCAAAACAAGCAGCTCCAGCGGGTGGACCTGTCACTGGAGGCCCTCACCTCGCAGGGCTTGCAGCAGATCCTCAACTTCATCTATACCTCCAAGCTGCTGGTCAACGCCTGCAACGTGCAGGACGTGCTAAACGCAGCCGCCGTGCTCCAGATGAGCGACATCGCCAGCTCCTGCCAAGAGCTCATCAGCAGCCACTCGCTCAGCCTGGACCTGGCCATGGCCAAGCAGGATGGGTGTGGTAACCCCGCCTCCTGCCAGTACTACCGGGAGATCAAGCAGGAGACGGACCCGGCCCACGCCAAGATCTACGGCCGGGAGGGCATCAGCTCCTACTCCATGCGCGTGGAAGACGGCTCAGGAAAGTCGCATCATACCAGCATGCAGGCCAAACAGTTCTTCAAGAAGGAGGAGGGTgatggaggcggggctgggccCGGTGGGCGGGGCATGTGCAAGATGGAAGGCAGCGTGGAGGAAATAGAAGACTCAGATAGCCACGCCTCCTTTAACCGGGAGCAGATCATCGTGGAGGTGAACCTCAACAACCAGACCCTGAATGTATCTAAAGGCACAGAGGGGAAGCCGTCCTCCGCAGATACCACTGCCGTGTTGGCCCATTCTGAGGAACAGGACactgaggaagaagaggaggatgaagaagatgaggaagaagaagacAATGAGGAGGATGACGAAGATGCAGATgtgggagaagaggaagaggaggaggatcaGAGAGATGATGACAGCAGTGAGGAGGGTGAAGAGGAAGGGGATGAGGAGAGGGGGGCCAACCATGCTGTTCCAGAGGCAAAAGAACGAGCAGCAAGGCCCCGTCGGGGCACCAGGGTCTCCATGGATGCCATGGCAACCATCTCCACCAGGCAGACCCTGAGCGCCTCCACGAGGGCCAGCAAGGGCCGTGGGCGCAAAAGGAAGAAGGACCCAGAAAGCCTCGGCCAGAAGGTGAAACTGGAGGAGAAACCACACTTTCCGTGCGAGAAGTGCCCGCGCATTTTCAACAACCGCTGGTACCTGGAGAAGCACATGAACGTCACACACAACCGCATGCAAATCTGTGACAAGTGTGGCAAGCGCTTCCTGCTGGAGAGCGAACTCCTGTTGCACCACCAGACTGACTGTGAGAAGGCCATACAG TGTGTTACCTGTGGCAAAGGCTTCAAGAAGCTTTGGTCTCTCCATGAACATAACAAGATAGTCCATGGCTATGCCGAGAAGAAGTTCTCTTGTGAGATCTGTGAGAAAAAGTTCTACACTATGGCTCACGTTAGGAAGCATATGGTCG CCCACACCAAGGACATGCCGTTCACGTGCGAGACGTGCGGGAAGTCCTTCAAGCGCAGCATGTCCCTGAAGGTGCACTCCCTCCAGCATTCCGGGGAGAAGCCCTTCAAGTGCGAG AACTGCAGTGAGAGGTTCCAGTACAAGTATCAACTTCGCTCACACATGAGCATCCACATTGGGCACAAGCAGTTCATGTGCCAGTGGTGTGGAAAGGACTTCAACATGAAGCAGTACTTTGACGAGCACATGAAGACACACACTG GAGAGAAGCCGTACATTTGCGAAATCTGTGGGAAGAGCTTCACCAGTCGGCCAAACATGAAGCGCCACCGCCGAACCCACACGGGCGAGAAGCCCTACCCGTGTGACGTCTGCGGCCAGCGCTTCCGCTTCTCCAACATGCTCAAGGCCCACAAGGAGAAGTGCTTTCGGGTCAGCAACCCCATGATCCCAGAGGTCAACCCGCTGGGCCTCGACCCCGCCTCCCCAGCCGGCGACacgacagccaatcaggcggCGGTGGGTGCAGCAGCGTTGGGTGAGAGCATGTCCAGTGCCCACTCCCACCACGCtgccctcactctccccctgtTCCACTCGATGGGAGGccttcctccacccccccagcttcctcctccccctccccttttcccaGCAGCAAGGATAAACTCCAAcaacaattaa